The following coding sequences are from one candidate division KSB1 bacterium window:
- a CDS encoding YfhO family protein, with the protein MAKKKPMQTTPQTRPSAGERRPLLVLLAVMVVLLCVVYGQILFFGKTLLPPDKLTADATAPFVKDALRRGIFPLWTPYIFSGMPSYGSLLSAPRVNPIDSAVKSVLGLLQLPPFLFILLNYLLFGSLIFLLLRHWKVHPLAAIFAGLSVVFVPQYVAFTAFGHNTKFLTLVLIPLILYLTELVVTKRQPLYAALLGLAIGFQLLRAHLQVSYYTALLIILFFVYRSILALRARQGWKPVWQSAALLAAAGILGVMLSAVLTLPVYEYSHYSIRGGAEGALDYDYATAWSFSPLEMVTFVVPSFLGFGGETYWGKMPFTDYPLYFGVVVLFFAGMALVLRRDRNTIFLAVVALLSLLVSFGQHFPILYKPMFHLLPFFSSFRVPSMIHIVLDIAMLLLAGIGLHEVLMLAQDKVPAQRWRAVSTYSAVFLAVVGVLFFFLLVGKGLYISLAGSLPRKLTVDVRAHAYNRALLDAFLTLFFTAVSAGMVHLYLRRQVGRALMATVVIVVAVVDLYLVDARIIKARPRADENAYFARNEAVRFLQSDKEPFRIYAAPDNRTPNWYMYHKIQSVFGYHAAKLRIYQEFIEESGLDQRTFPGIPPLFAKYWRLVSHQGRPMLQPVAPGTISPQRIVTDRAFLDMLNVKYVISYYDLRDEQFRKVLDDMPGVYLNTGALPRAFFVDSVVVVSGRNRIFEFMKSGKFDPHRMAIVEEQPPFAIAPAAENRVQVSSYDLHDIHLEAEVAWPTLLVVSEVFYPAGWKAYDNGRAVRIYKTNYILRGLFLQPGHHRIHFAFRPASFRLGLMVSIVGLLLAAGVVAYSTVPPYLQRRRAAAPPTK; encoded by the coding sequence ATGGCCAAGAAGAAACCGATGCAGACCACGCCACAAACTCGACCTTCAGCTGGCGAGCGACGGCCTCTCTTGGTGCTGCTGGCGGTCATGGTCGTGCTGCTCTGTGTGGTGTACGGTCAGATCCTCTTTTTCGGCAAGACGCTCCTGCCGCCGGACAAGCTGACGGCCGACGCCACCGCGCCGTTCGTCAAAGATGCGCTGAGGCGCGGGATATTCCCGCTGTGGACGCCGTATATTTTCAGCGGCATGCCTTCCTACGGCAGCCTGCTCAGCGCCCCCCGCGTGAACCCCATCGACTCGGCGGTCAAGTCCGTCCTTGGACTGCTGCAACTGCCGCCGTTCCTCTTCATTTTACTCAACTATTTGCTGTTCGGGAGCCTCATTTTCTTGCTCCTCCGCCATTGGAAGGTGCACCCGCTGGCGGCCATTTTTGCGGGCTTGTCCGTGGTATTTGTGCCGCAGTACGTCGCCTTTACCGCCTTTGGCCACAATACCAAGTTCCTGACCTTGGTGCTGATCCCGCTCATCCTTTACCTCACCGAGCTGGTGGTCACCAAGCGCCAACCTCTGTATGCAGCTCTCCTCGGACTGGCGATCGGCTTTCAACTGCTCAGGGCCCACCTGCAGGTGTCGTACTACACGGCCCTCCTCATCATCCTGTTCTTCGTCTACCGGAGCATCCTTGCTTTGCGAGCGCGCCAGGGATGGAAACCGGTCTGGCAGAGCGCAGCCCTGCTGGCAGCGGCCGGGATCTTGGGCGTCATGCTCTCGGCGGTGCTGACCCTGCCGGTGTACGAATACTCCCACTATTCCATCCGTGGCGGCGCTGAAGGGGCACTGGACTACGACTATGCCACTGCCTGGTCATTCTCCCCGCTGGAGATGGTCACCTTTGTGGTGCCGTCGTTCTTGGGCTTTGGCGGCGAGACCTACTGGGGCAAGATGCCCTTCACCGACTACCCGCTCTATTTCGGCGTAGTGGTCCTTTTCTTTGCGGGTATGGCTCTGGTGCTGCGCCGGGACCGGAACACGATCTTCCTCGCGGTGGTGGCCCTCCTCTCACTGTTAGTCTCTTTTGGTCAGCACTTCCCCATTCTGTACAAGCCGATGTTTCACCTCCTGCCCTTCTTCAGCAGCTTCCGCGTGCCGAGCATGATCCACATCGTCTTGGACATTGCCATGCTGCTGCTCGCCGGCATCGGCCTGCATGAGGTGCTGATGCTTGCCCAGGACAAAGTGCCTGCTCAGCGTTGGCGTGCAGTCTCCACCTACAGTGCCGTTTTCCTCGCGGTGGTCGGGGTGCTGTTTTTCTTCTTGCTTGTAGGCAAGGGCTTGTACATCTCCTTGGCAGGAAGCTTGCCGCGGAAATTGACGGTGGATGTTCGCGCGCACGCCTACAACCGGGCACTGCTGGACGCGTTTCTGACGCTCTTTTTCACCGCGGTGAGTGCCGGCATGGTGCATCTGTACCTGCGGCGCCAGGTAGGGAGAGCGCTGATGGCGACGGTGGTCATCGTTGTAGCGGTTGTGGACCTCTACCTGGTGGACGCGCGGATCATCAAGGCTAGGCCAAGAGCTGACGAAAATGCCTATTTTGCAAGAAACGAAGCGGTGAGGTTCCTGCAGAGCGACAAGGAGCCTTTCCGCATCTATGCGGCGCCGGACAATCGCACGCCCAACTGGTACATGTACCACAAGATCCAGAGTGTGTTCGGCTACCACGCGGCCAAGCTGCGCATCTACCAGGAGTTCATTGAGGAGAGCGGCCTTGACCAGCGCACCTTCCCTGGCATCCCGCCGCTTTTTGCCAAGTATTGGCGTCTTGTTTCCCACCAGGGCAGGCCAATGCTGCAGCCGGTAGCGCCGGGCACGATTTCGCCACAACGCATCGTCACTGACCGCGCCTTCCTGGACATGCTCAACGTCAAATACGTCATTTCCTATTACGACCTGCGCGACGAGCAATTCCGCAAGGTTCTGGACGACATGCCTGGGGTCTACCTGAACACCGGGGCCTTGCCGCGCGCCTTTTTTGTCGACAGCGTGGTGGTCGTCTCTGGCCGCAATCGTATCTTCGAGTTCATGAAGAGCGGGAAGTTTGACCCACATCGCATGGCGATCGTCGAGGAGCAGCCACCCTTTGCCATCGCACCTGCGGCGGAGAATCGCGTGCAGGTCAGCTCGTACGACCTCCACGACATCCACCTCGAGGCCGAGGTTGCCTGGCCGACGCTGCTGGTGGTGAGCGAGGTCTTTTACCCCGCAGGATGGAAGGCTTACGACAACGGTCGTGCGGTGCGCATCTACAAGACCAACTACATTCTGCGCGGCCTCTTCCTGCAACCTGGGCACCACCGCATCCACTTCGCCTTCCGGCCAGCCTCGTTCCGCCTTGGGC
- a CDS encoding NPCBM/NEW2 domain-containing protein yields the protein MLKYLPLALSLAGLVALSCSRRTPRSEVELAWPRPVPCRTTDSAQPDLFVMTLGPVETPLADGIFYPEEDVVRLRDGTEIKDYFRQRHGITFYQPLDKSRFPLAPSGWCSWYFYYQEINAEEVRQNAAWLGAHLKPFGARYCQIDDGWQGTGHGMGENRDWTTIDKRFPEGMDKLATFIKKQGLEPGLWLAPHGQSNEEVVKQSGAFLLKSDGSSASDTWEGKYLVDPSTPRGHAYLENLFATLQKWGYTYFKIDGQPIVIDEYRKKQQFMANPAAGAPEELYRQTLRTIRQAIGPDSYLLGCWGIPLPGMGIMNGSRTGGDVVCDWRGFLTAVQATMRWYFLHNMVWYCDPDVMLLRPPLPLDMARAWSTLQGLTGQALMASDRMPDLPPERVEILKRVFPAVDIRPLDLFPSQANKQIWDLKVNHLGRHYDVVGLFNYDERNPVCLYLSWAELGLPEDSPMHVYDFWAEEYVGCWENGIFVHLDPASCRVLTLVPAEERPQLISTNRHITQGWVDLCEVSYDSSRLVYSGKSEVVAGDRYELRFAFPRSGRTFRIKEAKVAGRTMEVTNHQGWATCSFVSSASQQVRWQVTFEPAECYSFPVETPRQLRARQIGLDCAEVSWNPVYSLNCGYLVYFNGKLLGFTPLARVELRNLDLSATNVVSVATVWQDGTRSELASIDLEGVLTAPEQVWLSDARALRATCGWAAVQMDASVEGRNLSIAGRRFAKGIGTHAASEIVYRLGASFTTLEGWVGVDDEVPKGRGSVVFEVFGDGRLLWRSGLMRGGQPPQRMQVAIGGVHILRLQVADGGDGIDYDHADWAELQVRR from the coding sequence ATGCTGAAATACCTACCACTTGCTCTCAGCCTGGCAGGCCTGGTTGCTCTGTCTTGCTCACGGCGCACTCCAAGAAGTGAGGTAGAGCTCGCCTGGCCCAGGCCGGTGCCATGTCGGACGACCGACAGTGCCCAGCCCGACCTCTTCGTGATGACCTTGGGGCCTGTGGAGACGCCTCTTGCCGATGGCATTTTCTACCCGGAGGAGGACGTGGTGCGTCTCAGGGATGGGACGGAAATTAAGGACTATTTCCGCCAGCGCCACGGCATCACCTTCTACCAGCCCTTGGACAAGAGCCGCTTCCCCCTGGCGCCCTCGGGGTGGTGTTCGTGGTATTTCTACTACCAAGAGATCAACGCCGAAGAGGTGCGGCAGAATGCCGCCTGGTTAGGCGCGCACCTCAAGCCTTTTGGTGCGCGCTACTGCCAGATCGACGATGGCTGGCAGGGCACCGGCCACGGCATGGGCGAAAACCGTGATTGGACCACCATCGACAAGCGGTTCCCCGAAGGGATGGACAAACTTGCCACTTTCATCAAGAAACAGGGCTTAGAGCCCGGCCTCTGGTTAGCACCGCACGGCCAGAGCAACGAGGAGGTGGTCAAGCAGTCCGGGGCTTTCCTGCTGAAGTCCGACGGTAGCAGTGCTTCCGATACCTGGGAAGGGAAGTACTTAGTGGACCCCTCTACGCCAAGAGGACACGCCTACTTAGAGAACCTCTTTGCTACTTTGCAGAAGTGGGGATACACCTACTTCAAAATCGATGGGCAGCCGATCGTCATTGACGAGTACCGCAAGAAGCAACAGTTCATGGCGAATCCGGCGGCGGGCGCGCCGGAGGAACTCTACCGGCAGACGCTGCGCACCATCCGCCAGGCCATCGGGCCGGACAGCTACTTGCTCGGCTGTTGGGGGATACCGCTGCCTGGCATGGGCATCATGAACGGCTCGCGCACCGGTGGCGACGTGGTCTGCGACTGGCGCGGCTTCCTGACGGCCGTGCAGGCCACCATGCGCTGGTACTTCCTGCACAACATGGTCTGGTACTGCGACCCAGACGTGATGCTCCTCCGGCCGCCACTCCCCCTGGACATGGCGCGCGCCTGGAGCACACTGCAGGGCCTGACCGGACAAGCGCTCATGGCCAGCGACCGCATGCCCGACCTCCCGCCAGAGCGAGTGGAGATACTCAAGCGCGTCTTCCCGGCGGTCGACATCCGTCCCTTGGACCTCTTCCCCTCGCAGGCCAACAAGCAGATTTGGGACCTCAAGGTCAACCATCTGGGGAGGCACTACGACGTGGTGGGTCTTTTCAACTACGACGAGCGCAACCCGGTGTGCCTCTACCTTTCCTGGGCGGAGCTCGGCCTGCCAGAAGACAGCCCGATGCACGTGTACGACTTTTGGGCGGAGGAGTACGTGGGCTGCTGGGAGAACGGCATTTTCGTCCATCTGGACCCGGCCTCGTGCCGCGTGCTCACGCTGGTTCCCGCAGAGGAACGCCCGCAACTCATCTCGACTAATCGCCACATCACCCAGGGATGGGTCGACCTGTGCGAAGTCTCCTACGACTCATCGAGGCTTGTCTACTCCGGGAAGAGCGAGGTTGTCGCGGGCGACCGCTATGAGCTCCGCTTTGCCTTCCCCAGGAGCGGGCGCACGTTCCGCATCAAGGAGGCAAAGGTCGCCGGTCGGACAATGGAGGTGACCAACCACCAGGGGTGGGCAACCTGTTCCTTCGTCAGTTCGGCCTCACAGCAGGTACGTTGGCAGGTGACATTTGAGCCGGCCGAGTGCTATTCCTTTCCGGTGGAGACCCCGCGCCAACTACGCGCCAGGCAGATAGGACTCGATTGCGCGGAGGTGAGCTGGAATCCTGTCTACAGCTTGAACTGTGGGTACCTTGTCTATTTCAACGGTAAGCTCCTCGGCTTCACGCCTCTTGCGCGCGTGGAGTTGCGGAACCTGGACCTGAGCGCGACAAACGTCGTCTCGGTGGCAACCGTCTGGCAGGATGGCACACGCAGTGAATTGGCGAGCATCGACCTGGAGGGGGTTCTCACCGCTCCGGAGCAAGTATGGCTCTCCGACGCTCGAGCGCTTCGCGCCACATGCGGCTGGGCGGCGGTGCAGATGGATGCCAGCGTGGAGGGGAGAAACCTGAGCATCGCCGGCCGAAGATTTGCCAAGGGGATCGGCACCCACGCCGCCTCCGAGATCGTCTATCGACTCGGAGCCAGCTTCACCACACTGGAGGGCTGGGTCGGTGTGGATGACGAGGTGCCCAAGGGACGCGGTTCTGTGGTCTTTGAGGTATTCGGCGACGGACGGCTCCTCTGGCGCAGCGGCCTCATGCGCGGCGGTCAGCCGCCCCAAAGGATGCAGGTAGCAATAGGCGGCGTGCACATTCTGCGCCTGCAGGTGGCCGACGGCGGCGACGGCATCGACTATGACCATGCGGACTGGGCGGAGCTGCAGGTGAGGCGGTAA
- a CDS encoding peptidylprolyl isomerase, translating into MKRIGVSILLVALTFAACTRPRTEKLQPNTAAYALASDLSKSLPFLDPNKNRTLVKTRHFRVTVGDVMEYLVNKMGDSAGSLRTMQLERVKETVTRTAESLAEQRLLLRAAQREGISVSASQVDSVLQSQYERFGGAEQYALLLQRSGVSLDFLRNDTRNSLLVTRYLDRVLAPVATPSEEEIRQAYEEERYATIRHILFLTQGHVEEEKPEIRAKAEAVLARARAGEDMAELARLYSEDEETKDKGGLVVDVPRGEMLDPLDQAAFSHRIGEVSDLIEVPYGYHILQVVERKKDPRPLEDMRPFLVSECKAKKRVPAYQQLMTKLRQEARWWAAKV; encoded by the coding sequence ATGAAGCGTATCGGTGTGAGCATACTGCTGGTGGCACTGACCTTTGCGGCCTGTACGAGGCCTCGCACGGAAAAACTGCAGCCGAACACCGCCGCCTATGCATTGGCGAGCGACCTGAGCAAGTCGCTGCCCTTCCTTGATCCGAACAAGAACCGTACGCTGGTCAAGACGCGCCACTTCCGGGTGACCGTTGGTGATGTGATGGAATATCTGGTCAACAAGATGGGCGACAGCGCCGGGAGTCTCCGCACCATGCAGCTGGAGAGGGTCAAAGAGACCGTCACGCGCACCGCCGAGTCTTTGGCAGAACAGCGCCTGCTGCTTCGTGCCGCACAAAGGGAAGGAATTTCCGTTTCGGCCTCTCAGGTGGATAGCGTGCTGCAGTCTCAGTATGAGCGCTTTGGCGGTGCAGAGCAATATGCCTTGCTCTTGCAGCGCTCGGGCGTGAGCCTGGACTTTCTGCGGAATGACACCCGCAACTCGCTCTTGGTCACTCGCTATTTGGACCGAGTATTAGCGCCAGTCGCGACTCCCAGCGAGGAGGAAATCCGCCAGGCGTACGAGGAAGAGCGCTATGCGACGATCCGCCACATCCTTTTCCTCACCCAGGGGCACGTGGAGGAGGAAAAGCCAGAGATCCGCGCTAAGGCGGAGGCGGTCTTGGCGCGTGCCCGCGCGGGCGAGGACATGGCGGAATTGGCCCGGCTCTACTCTGAGGACGAGGAGACCAAGGACAAAGGCGGCTTGGTGGTTGACGTGCCGCGTGGGGAGATGCTCGACCCCCTTGACCAGGCGGCGTTTTCGCATCGCATAGGCGAGGTGAGCGACTTGATCGAGGTGCCCTACGGCTACCACATCTTGCAGGTGGTGGAGCGGAAGAAGGACCCGCGTCCCTTGGAAGACATGCGCCCGTTTCTGGTGAGCGAATGCAAGGCCAAGAAGCGGGTACCAGCCTACCAACAGCTCATGACCAAGCTGCGCCAGGAAGCGCGCTGGTGGGCGGCCAAGGTGTGA
- a CDS encoding ABC transporter substrate-binding protein: protein MRSAGLVGICHLLMSILLAGGCSTNRGGNPGDDWRWKEPPLYGRSLNPERPHLIQVAAGEYRPGGSPQAVGPPLRALRELADEYERLHPEVTIEFLTQLMLSGGSEGEWVRTQLLGGVAPEIVQLNTEAVWPDIEQNKGWWVPLDPYLDLPNPYVPGNQHWRDLFAMRPLTEAKRAPDGKLYCVVYDLVETGIFYNQDIFARLNLRLPRTWPEFLTLQKNLPAAGYLPLVIATNMHYDWAQDLIFDQCYFELLDIIDYKKASPLEEEYYRGYLLPEELCWLLKKGWFAPDNPRFREVWRLLREWRTYWQRDFATTDGARLFLTQKAAMVWNGSWFVRRLRMDPMVNFHWGVFYPPPIHRDHSPYCCGVDQCVIGGAGMQFHVTRRAVDDAELDAVIDFLMFLTTPENNARVVNEAGLFVPHIVGAPLPPSLAPFAEIVTRRYCTTKWNYSLGHRFTDHHQRMIELYLQDGISLDELMQEMGRYFRETAERLIAENGWPEPEGLPEWSPEAEARLLSARRAP, encoded by the coding sequence GTGAGAAGTGCCGGCCTGGTGGGCATCTGCCACTTGCTCATGAGCATCCTCCTGGCAGGCGGGTGCAGTACCAATCGTGGCGGTAACCCTGGCGACGACTGGCGTTGGAAGGAGCCGCCCCTGTACGGGCGCTCCCTGAATCCGGAGAGGCCCCACCTCATCCAGGTGGCGGCCGGAGAGTATCGCCCCGGCGGCTCTCCGCAGGCAGTGGGGCCGCCGCTGCGCGCATTGCGCGAACTGGCAGACGAATACGAACGTCTGCACCCTGAGGTCACCATAGAATTCCTCACGCAGCTCATGCTGTCAGGGGGCTCAGAGGGCGAGTGGGTGCGGACGCAACTGCTCGGCGGCGTAGCCCCCGAGATCGTCCAGCTCAACACCGAGGCAGTCTGGCCCGACATCGAGCAGAACAAAGGCTGGTGGGTGCCGTTAGATCCCTACCTCGACCTCCCCAATCCCTATGTGCCAGGCAACCAACACTGGCGCGACCTCTTCGCCATGCGCCCCCTCACAGAGGCCAAACGCGCGCCGGATGGCAAACTCTACTGCGTGGTCTACGACCTTGTAGAAACCGGCATCTTTTACAACCAGGACATATTCGCCCGTCTTAACCTCAGGTTGCCTCGCACCTGGCCGGAGTTCCTCACTCTACAGAAGAACCTCCCTGCGGCCGGCTACCTCCCCCTGGTCATCGCCACGAACATGCACTACGACTGGGCGCAAGACCTCATCTTTGACCAGTGCTACTTCGAGCTGTTGGACATCATCGACTACAAGAAGGCATCGCCATTGGAGGAGGAATACTACCGAGGCTATCTCCTGCCGGAGGAGTTGTGCTGGTTGCTGAAGAAGGGGTGGTTTGCCCCGGACAATCCGCGCTTTCGCGAGGTCTGGCGCCTGCTGCGGGAATGGCGCACCTACTGGCAGCGTGACTTTGCCACCACCGACGGCGCTCGCCTGTTTCTCACCCAGAAGGCGGCAATGGTCTGGAACGGCTCCTGGTTCGTGCGCCGCCTGCGGATGGACCCAATGGTCAATTTCCACTGGGGTGTGTTCTACCCGCCGCCCATTCATCGAGACCACTCGCCATACTGCTGCGGAGTGGACCAGTGCGTCATTGGCGGGGCAGGAATGCAATTCCACGTCACCCGGCGCGCCGTCGACGACGCTGAACTGGACGCGGTGATTGACTTTCTCATGTTCCTGACCACACCGGAGAACAACGCCCGCGTGGTGAACGAGGCGGGGCTCTTCGTGCCGCACATTGTGGGTGCACCTCTGCCACCCTCGTTGGCCCCTTTCGCAGAGATCGTCACCAGGCGCTATTGCACTACTAAGTGGAACTATTCCCTTGGCCATCGCTTCACTGACCACCACCAGCGGATGATCGAGCTCTATTTGCAGGATGGCATCAGCCTGGATGAACTGATGCAGGAGATGGGTCGCTACTTCCGCGAAACGGCCGAACGCCTGATCGCCGAGAACGGCTGGCCGGAACCAGAGGGCCTTCCGGAGTGGTCGCCTGAGGCAGAAGCCCGCCTGCTCTCGGCAAGGAGGGCACCGTGA
- a CDS encoding carbohydrate ABC transporter permease, giving the protein MRTRRCRPRGLFSAGHIPAHAVLLVAVTFTFLPFAVMILTSLKSIPQFYRDFWGLASPIHWANYVDGWQTVRQYLLNSILVSGAAVAGVLVLSSITAYVFARFTFPGRNALFLALIAVLMVPSVLTLVPAFMVVRQLGLLNSHLALILPYVSGGQVFAIFLLRSCFEAIPRDLFDAATVDGSSELRIFWHVVLPLSRPMLSVVAIMNLLWAWNEFMWPFVTLNDARKFVLPVGLLAYNTSLYGCQYPALFAGYVIASLPLLLLFALTTKAFIRGMTSGALKC; this is encoded by the coding sequence GTGAGGACGAGGCGTTGTCGCCCACGAGGTCTCTTTTCCGCTGGGCATATCCCGGCTCACGCCGTGCTTCTGGTGGCGGTGACCTTCACCTTCTTGCCTTTTGCCGTGATGATTCTGACCTCTCTAAAGAGCATCCCGCAGTTCTACCGCGACTTCTGGGGGCTTGCCTCGCCGATCCATTGGGCAAACTACGTGGACGGATGGCAGACCGTCCGGCAGTACCTTCTCAACAGCATCTTGGTGAGCGGCGCCGCGGTGGCCGGTGTGCTGGTGTTATCCTCGATCACCGCCTATGTGTTCGCCCGCTTCACGTTTCCCGGGCGCAATGCCCTGTTCTTGGCCTTGATTGCCGTCCTCATGGTCCCTTCGGTGCTCACCTTAGTGCCGGCATTCATGGTGGTGCGGCAATTAGGGCTGCTCAACTCCCATTTAGCGCTCATTCTGCCATATGTGAGCGGGGGACAGGTCTTTGCCATCTTCTTGTTGCGCTCCTGCTTTGAGGCCATTCCCCGAGACCTTTTTGACGCGGCCACGGTGGACGGTTCGAGCGAGTTGCGCATCTTCTGGCATGTGGTGCTGCCGCTGTCGCGGCCGATGCTGAGCGTGGTGGCGATCATGAATCTGCTCTGGGCGTGGAACGAGTTCATGTGGCCCTTCGTCACGCTCAACGACGCGCGTAAGTTCGTGCTCCCGGTGGGCCTGCTGGCCTACAATACTTCGCTCTACGGGTGCCAGTACCCGGCGCTCTTTGCAGGCTACGTCATCGCCTCTCTCCCCTTGCTGCTGCTGTTTGCGCTGACGACGAAGGCCTTCATCAGGGGGATGACCAGCGGTGCGTTGAAGTGTTAA
- a CDS encoding sugar ABC transporter permease — translation MTRRAPRGIYIALLPSFALLVVFNYWPIVSAFFHSFYRWDPGGVEEYTGLSNFARLVHDAVMWKAFANLALVMVANLTIKLAVPLAVAVLIFHLRREAWRYFYRVLFVIPMVVPAIVVILLWQFIYADGGLLTALLQALGLSGLSKGWLSNPQTALGALIGVGFPFVSGFALLVFYAGLLNIPDSLLESARLEGAGWWWRFWRIELPLLLGQMRVIVVLTMIGTMQGYELFLILTRGGPGYTTMVPGLWMYLCGFSFNEMGYACSIGVVLFLAMLGLTVLNLRFMKQEEIA, via the coding sequence GTGACGCGACGAGCCCCACGGGGCATCTACATAGCGCTGCTGCCCAGCTTTGCGCTGCTGGTGGTGTTCAACTACTGGCCGATCGTCAGCGCCTTTTTCCACAGTTTCTATCGTTGGGACCCCGGCGGCGTGGAGGAATACACGGGACTCAGCAACTTCGCCCGCCTGGTGCACGACGCCGTCATGTGGAAGGCCTTCGCCAATCTCGCGTTGGTCATGGTGGCTAACCTGACCATCAAGCTTGCCGTGCCCTTGGCGGTGGCGGTGTTGATCTTTCACCTGCGACGCGAAGCCTGGCGCTATTTCTACCGCGTGCTCTTTGTGATACCGATGGTGGTGCCGGCCATAGTGGTCATCTTGCTGTGGCAGTTCATCTATGCTGATGGTGGGCTGCTGACAGCGCTGCTGCAGGCACTGGGGCTGTCCGGCCTCAGTAAGGGATGGCTCAGTAACCCGCAAACGGCACTTGGAGCGCTGATAGGCGTTGGCTTCCCCTTTGTCTCCGGCTTTGCCTTGCTGGTTTTCTACGCAGGCCTGCTCAACATCCCCGATTCGCTGTTAGAGTCGGCGCGCTTGGAGGGAGCAGGCTGGTGGTGGCGCTTCTGGCGCATCGAGCTCCCGCTGCTCTTAGGGCAGATGCGAGTAATCGTGGTGCTGACCATGATTGGCACCATGCAAGGCTACGAGCTCTTCCTCATCCTCACCCGCGGCGGGCCGGGCTACACGACGATGGTGCCTGGCCTGTGGATGTACCTGTGCGGCTTCTCTTTCAACGAGATGGGCTATGCCTGCAGCATCGGGGTGGTGCTCTTCCTGGCAATGTTGGGACTCACGGTGCTCAACTTGCGCTTCATGAAACAGGAGGAGATCGCGTGA
- a CDS encoding corrinoid protein, with product MKVLQELSESIIRGKLPDAERLTSRALAEGIPPAEILNKGLIAGMNVVGEKFKNNEFYVPEVLIAARAMKGAMAILRPKLVETGVKPIGRCVLGTVKGDLHDIGKNLVGMMLEGAGFEVIDLGVDVSPDKFIATAEGRQAQVIGLSALLTTTMVNMKNVIAALQEHGARDRFKVIIGGAPVTQSYADEIGADGYAPDAASAVEVVKTMVA from the coding sequence ATGAAGGTACTCCAAGAACTGAGCGAAAGCATCATTCGCGGCAAGCTGCCCGATGCCGAGCGGCTCACGAGTCGGGCACTGGCCGAGGGGATCCCTCCTGCCGAAATCCTCAACAAGGGTTTGATCGCCGGCATGAATGTGGTGGGGGAAAAGTTCAAGAACAACGAGTTCTACGTGCCTGAGGTGCTGATTGCCGCCAGGGCGATGAAGGGGGCCATGGCCATCCTCAGACCGAAGCTCGTGGAGACGGGCGTCAAACCCATTGGCCGGTGCGTGTTGGGAACGGTAAAGGGTGACTTGCACGACATAGGCAAGAACCTAGTGGGCATGATGCTCGAAGGCGCCGGCTTCGAGGTCATCGACCTTGGGGTGGATGTGAGCCCGGACAAGTTCATTGCCACAGCAGAAGGGCGGCAGGCCCAGGTTATCGGCCTCTCGGCCCTGTTGACCACCACCATGGTGAACATGAAAAACGTCATTGCCGCCCTGCAAGAACATGGGGCCAGAGACCGCTTCAAGGTGATCATCGGCGGAGCGCCGGTCACCCAGAGCTACGCCGACGAGATCGGCGCCGACGGCTATGCCCCAGATGCCGCCTCCGCTGTGGAAGTCGTCAAGACCATGGTGGCCTGA
- a CDS encoding HAD family phosphatase has product MIKTVFFDLGGVVVNVHFDLAVQRLAKFSPYEPAQIERLLLESPETKKYELGLTSTREYASWALQALQLRMEEEQFVRAFSDIFTPNQEVVRLITQLDGRLQVGAISNTNVAHYEWIARHIEAVAGMRPAVLSFREHLAKPDPAIFTTALARAGCAPAEALFIDDLEPNVLAARSVGMAAFLYPGRDALVGELRALGIAVP; this is encoded by the coding sequence ATGATCAAAACCGTCTTCTTTGACCTTGGGGGCGTGGTGGTCAACGTCCACTTCGACCTTGCGGTGCAGCGGCTTGCCAAGTTCAGTCCTTACGAACCTGCGCAGATTGAGCGACTTCTTCTCGAGTCGCCGGAGACGAAGAAATACGAGCTCGGTCTAACCTCCACCAGGGAGTACGCCAGCTGGGCGCTCCAGGCGCTGCAACTCAGGATGGAAGAGGAGCAGTTCGTGCGCGCCTTCAGTGACATCTTCACCCCCAATCAGGAGGTCGTGCGGCTCATCACCCAGCTGGACGGCCGCCTCCAGGTCGGGGCCATCAGCAATACCAACGTGGCCCATTACGAGTGGATTGCGCGTCACATCGAGGCCGTGGCCGGCATGCGGCCCGCCGTGCTTTCGTTCCGCGAGCACCTGGCCAAACCCGACCCGGCAATCTTCACCACTGCCTTGGCCAGGGCCGGCTGTGCCCCGGCTGAGGCGCTGTTCATCGACGACCTTGAACCCAATGTGCTCGCCGCCCGCTCGGTGGGCATGGCCGCCTTCCTCTACCCGGGACGCGATGCCCTGGTGGGAGAGCTTCGCGCATTGGGGATAGCGGTGCCATAG